From a single Nicotiana tomentosiformis chromosome 2, ASM39032v3, whole genome shotgun sequence genomic region:
- the LOC138906325 gene encoding uncharacterized protein, whose product MTHCIKEAVSEVLRVSKGYSSGYNGDWWWSRDVQRKLNTKKVVFLKLVESINEEEKRSNREWYKLARKEAKLAVTAVNTASFGRLYEELEVKSSHVQKMKVAEMIMCRYTRLDRIGNEVIRDKVGVAPIEDKMREERLIWFGHVRRRSTDTPVRRCEGLKLEGLRRGRGRPKKSWGEVIRHNMAQLQLTEDMTLDRKV is encoded by the exons ATGACACATTGCATTAAGGAAGCTGTCAGTGAGGTTTTAAGGGTCTCGAAGGGTTACTCTAGTGGTTACAACGGAGACTGGTGGTGGAGTAGAGACGTCCAAAGGAAGTTGAACACCAAGAAAGTGGTGTTTTTGAAGCTAGTGGAAAGCATTAACGAGGAGGAGAAGAGGTCGAATAGGGAGTGGTATAAGTTGGCTAGGAAGGAGGCGAAGTTAGCAGTTACGGCGGTTAATACTGCATCGTTTGGTCGTTTATATGAAGAACTTGAAG tcaagagctcccatgtccagaagatgaaggtagcagagatgataATGTGCAGGTACACCAGATTAGATAGGATtgggaatgaagttattcgggacaaggtgggtgtggcccctattgaggataaGATGCGAGAAGAAAGGCTTATATGGTTTGGACATGTGAGGAGGAGAAGCACAGATACCCCAGTAAGGAGGTGTGAGGGTTTGAAATTGGAGGGCcttaggagaggtagaggtaggccgaagaagaGCTGGGGTGAGGTGATTAGGCATAACATGGCGCAGCTACAActgactgaggacatgacccttgataggaaggtgtag
- the LOC108944338 gene encoding uncharacterized mitochondrial protein AtMg00860-like produces MFVKKEKCSFAQPQVQFLGHTISQGHIRMDSNKVAMIKDWEASTKVTELLFFLGLANYYRRFILGYYIIAAPLTDLLKKDHSWVWIELCQEAFEGLKSAITEEHVLALPDFSKVVGPHE; encoded by the coding sequence ATGTTTGTGAAGAAGGAGAAGTGTTCTTTTGCTCAGCCACAAGTTCAATTCTTGGGGCATACAATCAGTCAAGGACATATTCGAATGGATAGCAACAAGGTCGCGATGATTAAAGATTGGGAGGCCTCAACAAAGGTAACCGAGTTGTTGTTCTTTCTTGGCCTCGCCAATTATTATCGGCGATTCATTCTTGGCTATTATATAATAGCGGCTCCTCTCACTGATTTGCTGAAGAAGGATCACTCATGGGTGTGGATTGAGTTGTGCCAAGAGGCATTTGAGGGTCTCAAATCAGCAATTACAGAGGAGCATGTCTTGGCTCTACCCGACTTTTCTAAAGTCGTTGGTCCACACGAATGA
- the LOC104091739 gene encoding uncharacterized protein isoform X1: MNSGINYGVDDKDLDDAAFWAVIDSAAAAASTTVSKHRNNIYVAHKQTPIRPLPAIPNPSPHSSNRLPKNPRNGGEISNCRPQKISKMTPNSSMVMVKQNVQRSPAHVTNYSSPELDRSNNNSPIGSECSPATTLRHCLAAPFPTVSLFKQYQNAAMAILEKSDYTMISGSPFIKKAGWRKISFYFNLSYEIKEKNIEFDENRNVLRAEFIVRAHMQGSRFSDGWGSCERREKKFLKPNHDIPSTAETRAKNKACQDLLGIGEYRPGVSQSTHR, from the exons atgaattcTGGGATCAATTACGGTGTGGATGATAAGGACCTAGACGACGCCGCATTCTGGGCGGTGATAGATTCTGCCGCCGCCGCCGCTTCCACCACTGTTTCCAAGCACCGCAATAATATATATGTAGCTCACAAACAGACTCCGATTAGGCCTCTTCCAGCTATCCCAAATCCTTCTCCCCATTCTAGTAATAGGCTGCCCAAAAACCCTAGAAATGGCGGAGAGATTTCAAATTGCCGGCCGCAGAAAATCTCCAAGATGACTCCGAATTCTTCTATGGTTATGGTAAAGCAGAACGTGCAGCGCTCGCCTGCTCATGTGACGAATTATTCCTCGCCGGAGTTGGATCGTAGCAATAACAACAGTCCGATTGGTTCGGAATGTTCTCCGGCGACTACATTGAGGCATTGCTTGGCTGCTCCTTTCCCAACTGTTTCTCTCTTCAAGCAGTATCAGAATGCCGCTATGGCC ATTCTGGAGAAAAGTGACTACACTATGATTTCTGGAAGTCCCTTCATCAAAAAAGCTG GTTGGAGGAAGATATCCTTTTACTTCAATCTATCATATGAAATTAAAGAGAAGAACATCGAATTTGATGAGAACCGTAATGTCCTACGTGCTGAATTTATAGTTCGGGCGCACATGCA GGGTTCAAGGTTCTCAGATGGATGGGGTTCTTGTGAGCGGCGGGAGAAGAAATTTCTAAAACCAAATCATGACATTCCCAGCACGGCAGAAACCAGAGCCAAAAATAAAGCATGCCAG GACCTGCTTGGAATTGGAGAATATCGACCTGGTGTGAGCCAGAGTACTCACCGGTAG
- the LOC104091739 gene encoding uncharacterized protein isoform X2, whose product MFSGDYIEALLGCSFPNCFSLQAVSECRYGRLNNQLNISQILEKSDYTMISGSPFIKKAGWRKISFYFNLSYEIKEKNIEFDENRNVLRAEFIVRAHMQGSRFSDGWGSCERREKKFLKPNHDIPSTAETRAKNKACQDLLGIGEYRPGVSQSTHR is encoded by the exons ATGTTCTCCGGCGACTACATTGAGGCATTGCTTGGCTGCTCCTTTCCCAACTGTTTCTCTCTTCAAGCAGTATCAGAATGCCGCTATGGCC GGCTTAATAATCAATTAAACATTTCACAGATTCTGGAGAAAAGTGACTACACTATGATTTCTGGAAGTCCCTTCATCAAAAAAGCTG GTTGGAGGAAGATATCCTTTTACTTCAATCTATCATATGAAATTAAAGAGAAGAACATCGAATTTGATGAGAACCGTAATGTCCTACGTGCTGAATTTATAGTTCGGGCGCACATGCA GGGTTCAAGGTTCTCAGATGGATGGGGTTCTTGTGAGCGGCGGGAGAAGAAATTTCTAAAACCAAATCATGACATTCCCAGCACGGCAGAAACCAGAGCCAAAAATAAAGCATGCCAG GACCTGCTTGGAATTGGAGAATATCGACCTGGTGTGAGCCAGAGTACTCACCGGTAG